CCCGTCATGTACGAGGCCGCGTCCGAGACCAGGAAGGCCACCGCCTCGCCGATCTCCTCCGGCGTGCCGAGCCGGTTCAGCGGCGCGAACGGGAAGTTGCCCTCACCGGGCTTGGCGCCGTTGGCGGCGGTCATGGGGGTGTAGACGAGGCCGGGATGGACGGAGTTCACCCGTATCCGGTAGCGGCCCAGCTCCACCGCGGCCGTCTTCGTCAGGCCCCGGGCGCCCCACTTGGACGCCCCGTACCCCGCCGTCATGGGGTGCCCGTTCAGGCCCGTGGCGGAGCCGACGTTGACGATCGAGCCGCCGCCGGCCGCGCGCATCGCCGGGACGACCGCCTTCACGCCGAGGAACACCCCGGTGAGGTTCACCTTCACGACCTGCTCGAACTTCTCCAGGCTCTCGTCCTCGATCAGCGACCAGGAGTCGACCCCGGCGTTGTTGACCAGGCCGTCCAGCCTGCCGTAGCGCCCGACGACCGCGTCCACCACGGCCGTCCAGTCGTCCTCGCTGGTCACGTCGTGGCGGAGGAAGATCCCGCCGGCCTCGGCGGCGGTCTTCTCGCCCTGCTCACTGCCCCGCCCGGTCACCACGACCGCGGCCCCGTCCCGGGCCAGGCGGGCGACGACCGCCCGGCCCAGCCCGCCGCCGCCGCCCGTCACGATCACTACCTTGTCCTGCAAGCCAGACACGGTCGTTCCTCCTGGTGTTCATGCGGTGGACGGAACCGGCCGGGGCCGGTGCGGTGCCGGGCGCGCGGCCCCGCGTCCGTCCCGGCTCCCGGCTCCCGGCGGGGTCAGAACCCGATGGCCTCGCGGAGCAGCAGGACGGTGCCGCGCCCGGGGTAGTAGTTCGGGTTGAAGGCGTGGAGGATGAGGACGCGGTTGAGGGCGCTGCCCACCCCGTACGCCTTCATGGCCCGCTCGTCCTCCAACTTGGTGCAGTGGGTTTCGAGACGGCGCAGCCCGGTCTCCACGTCGGGCACCACCTTCTGCGCCCCGACG
The Streptomyces sp. CNQ-509 DNA segment above includes these coding regions:
- a CDS encoding glucose 1-dehydrogenase → MSGLQDKVVIVTGGGGGLGRAVVARLARDGAAVVVTGRGSEQGEKTAAEAGGIFLRHDVTSEDDWTAVVDAVVGRYGRLDGLVNNAGVDSWSLIEDESLEKFEQVVKVNLTGVFLGVKAVVPAMRAAGGGSIVNVGSATGLNGHPMTAGYGASKWGARGLTKTAAVELGRYRIRVNSVHPGLVYTPMTAANGAKPGEGNFPFAPLNRLGTPEEIGEAVAFLVSDAASYMTGADISVDGGWSAGETALMKHAPDPPS